A window of the Lactuca sativa cultivar Salinas chromosome 7, Lsat_Salinas_v11, whole genome shotgun sequence genome harbors these coding sequences:
- the LOC111884768 gene encoding uncharacterized mitochondrial protein AtMg00820-like, with amino-acid sequence MKEEYNALISNGTWVLVPRPPNANIVNCIWLFKEKLNVDGSLARYKARLVANGRNQWPDIDCDEIFSPVVKPSIIRTFLNLTISHHWQVHQLDVQNAFHGHI; translated from the coding sequence ATGAAAGAAGAATACAATGCACTTATATCTAATGGAACTTGGGTACTTGTACCTCGGCCACCTAATGCTAATATTGTTAACTGTATTTGGTTGTTCAAAGAGAAACTTAATGTAGATGGTTCTCTAGCACGATATAAAGCAAGACTTGTTGCAAATGGCCGCAACCAATGGCCAGACATTGACTGTGATGAGATATTCAGTCCCGTTGTCAAGCCATCTATTATCAGGACTTTTCTCAACCTTACTATTTCACATCATTGGCAGGTTCATCAGTTAGATGTGCAGAATGCCTTTCATGGCCATATTTAG
- the LOC111884767 gene encoding uncharacterized mitochondrial protein AtMg00810-like, producing MSSSTDYKASSSEFSMTDLGSLNYFVGISVTRDSHDMFLSQRNYAHEIQERANMFNYKPARTPADTSAKFDGTGPPVSDPTLYRSQARVLQYLTFTCADITYVVQQVCLFMHDPREPHFSSLKRILRYVRGTMDHGL from the coding sequence ATGTCTTCTTCAACAGATTATAAAGCATCTTCATCTGAGTTCTCTATGACAGATTTGGGTTCTTTAAACTATTTTGTTGGTATTTCGGTTACTCGCGATAGTCACGACATGTTTCTTTCTCAACGAAATTATGCCCATGAGATTCAGGAACGAGCAAACATGTTTAACTACAAACCTGCTCGAACACCGGCAGACACTTCTGCCAAATTTGATGGCACAGGACCTCCTGTATCCGACCCTACTCTTTATCGCAGCCAGGCAAGAGTTTTGCAATATTTAACCTTCACATGCGCCGATATCACATATGTTGTTCAGCAAGTTTGTTTGTTTATGCATGATCCACGAGAGCCCCACTTCTCGTCTCTCAAACGCATTCTTCGTTATGTTCGAGGGACTATGGATCATGGTTTATAG